From one Planktothrix agardhii NIES-204 genomic stretch:
- a CDS encoding creatininase: MLLHLSTWQEVEVYLTHSGGIIIPIGSTEQHGPTGLIGTDAICAEAIAKGVGEATKALVSPTINVGMALHHTAFPGTISLRPTTLIQVINDYITSLAKVGFTHYFFINGHGGNIATLKAAFSETYSHLSDINIPKAHQVKCQIGNWFMCGSVYKLAKELYGDQEGSHATPSEVALTQYVYPDSIKQGFLTPEVAKGHPIYGSEDFRQHYPDGRMGSNPALATPEHGQQFYELAVKELSQTYLDFLNNQ, from the coding sequence ATGTTACTACATCTGAGTACCTGGCAAGAAGTAGAAGTTTATCTAACCCACTCTGGCGGTATCATCATTCCTATTGGTTCCACAGAACAACATGGGCCAACAGGATTAATCGGCACTGATGCAATTTGCGCTGAAGCGATCGCCAAAGGAGTAGGAGAAGCAACCAAGGCCTTAGTTAGCCCGACTATCAATGTTGGTATGGCACTACACCACACAGCTTTTCCAGGTACTATAAGTCTGCGACCGACAACTTTAATTCAGGTAATCAATGATTATATCACAAGTTTAGCCAAAGTTGGATTTACTCACTACTTTTTTATTAACGGACATGGGGGAAATATTGCTACGCTTAAAGCGGCTTTTTCTGAAACCTACAGCCATTTATCCGATATCAATATACCCAAAGCCCATCAAGTCAAATGTCAAATCGGCAATTGGTTTATGTGTGGCTCAGTTTATAAGTTAGCAAAAGAACTCTATGGCGATCAAGAAGGTTCCCATGCCACACCCAGCGAAGTCGCTTTAACACAATATGTTTATCCTGATTCGATTAAACAAGGTTTCCTGACACCAGAAGTGGCTAAAGGACATCCTATATATGGCTCGGAGGATTTTCGCCAACACTATCCCGATGGTCGGATGGGCTCTAATCCTGCCTTGGCAACCCCTGAACATGGCCAACAATTTTATGAATTAGCCGTTAAGGAATTAAGTCAAACCTATTTAGATTTCCTCAATAATCAGTAA
- the phoX gene encoding hypothetical protein yields the protein MSVNRRDFLLFLSAGFTTLAVGSCQNSSKSPNIFSSPEPKFPQSLPFKPIKGPLPNSLDLIQAQTSKSVIPVSDNSLSAQQIQAYSTYEVVDDLVLPEGFTYDVIATWGDKVGNSRFGYNNDYVSFISTGEDQGFLTVNFEYISSAVWLETYQQIIGEPLPLKNLQSSDPKPTINAFELPEKDPLRQDILKLSQEGLTDLGIAVISVQRQADGRWVRTNSAADRVISGLSGWENNQYLKATGPAVAVFIKKGQGYNDQLGEKIIGTFANCAGGTTPWGTVLSAEENFQSQVTEAVYPDGTTYPPSETPFLLEEMEGLGNVFGLAGNKYGWIVEVDPTNPKDYGTKHTWLGRYRHEAVGIRVEVGQPLAFYSGCDRRSGHLYKFVSKGTVKDPQDKKNSQLLTDGMLYAAKFNPDGTGQWIPLTADTTINPDQPNIHAGGIITLPQRPKGGSFIAKTDKDIQNFKQQFKTLGDLYTGIPEEQQGSILIDAHLAASAVGATCAARPEDTEIAPDGSLVIAFTSGTADTETGGPNLQIFKSPSEEKQYEYGWVMRLVEDGNVPQAMTFRWEMVATGGEVAQGGLGFANPDNLAIDAIGNLWMVTDISTSKHNQPVAQGRLDKNQQPLEGAELLGLYGNNSFWFLPTSGEYVGQAFLFAIGPMDCELTGPFFTPDQKTLFIAVQHPGEKNQTRRDMATKTLEFALQTTQGEEFIQTRQVPWGSNWPSKQPNHPPKPSLVAIRRINSEQIVEKPNPL from the coding sequence ATGTCTGTGAATCGTCGTGATTTTCTATTGTTTTTGAGTGCAGGATTTACGACACTAGCCGTCGGTTCCTGTCAAAATTCCTCAAAATCACCTAATATCTTCTCATCCCCGGAACCTAAATTTCCTCAATCTTTACCGTTTAAACCCATCAAAGGGCCACTACCTAATAGCTTAGATTTGATTCAAGCCCAAACTTCTAAATCCGTAATTCCAGTTAGTGATAATTCCCTTTCTGCACAACAAATTCAAGCCTATAGTACCTACGAAGTCGTTGATGATTTAGTTCTACCTGAAGGATTTACTTATGATGTTATTGCCACTTGGGGAGACAAAGTAGGAAATTCTCGATTTGGCTATAACAATGATTATGTTTCCTTTATTTCTACGGGAGAAGATCAAGGTTTTTTAACCGTTAACTTTGAGTACATTAGTTCTGCTGTTTGGTTAGAAACCTATCAACAGATTATCGGTGAACCCTTACCTCTAAAAAATCTTCAATCCTCCGATCCAAAGCCAACAATAAACGCTTTTGAATTACCAGAAAAAGACCCCTTACGCCAGGATATTTTAAAACTGTCTCAAGAAGGCTTAACCGATTTAGGTATAGCGGTGATTTCTGTTCAGCGTCAAGCTGATGGTCGTTGGGTGAGAACCAATTCTGCTGCTGATCGAGTTATTAGCGGACTATCGGGTTGGGAAAATAACCAATATTTAAAAGCGACCGGGCCGGCCGTTGCCGTATTTATAAAAAAAGGTCAGGGGTACAATGATCAATTAGGGGAAAAAATTATTGGAACTTTCGCTAATTGTGCCGGGGGAACAACTCCCTGGGGGACGGTCTTGAGTGCGGAAGAAAATTTCCAAAGTCAGGTAACTGAAGCCGTTTATCCCGATGGAACAACCTATCCTCCTAGTGAAACTCCTTTTTTATTAGAAGAAATGGAGGGTTTGGGTAATGTATTTGGACTAGCGGGAAATAAGTATGGTTGGATCGTAGAAGTTGATCCGACAAATCCCAAGGACTATGGCACAAAACACACCTGGTTAGGACGTTATCGCCATGAAGCGGTGGGAATTCGGGTCGAAGTCGGTCAACCCTTAGCATTTTATTCAGGATGCGATCGCCGCAGTGGACACCTATATAAATTTGTCAGCAAAGGGACAGTTAAAGACCCCCAAGACAAAAAAAATTCCCAATTATTAACTGATGGGATGTTATATGCGGCCAAATTTAATCCTGATGGTACAGGGCAATGGATTCCGTTAACAGCAGATACAACTATAAATCCTGATCAGCCTAATATTCATGCTGGGGGAATTATTACCTTACCCCAACGGCCAAAAGGTGGGAGTTTTATTGCCAAAACCGATAAAGATATCCAAAACTTCAAACAACAGTTTAAAACCCTAGGAGATTTGTATACCGGAATTCCAGAAGAACAACAAGGGTCAATTTTGATTGATGCCCATTTAGCTGCGAGTGCTGTGGGCGCGACCTGTGCCGCCCGTCCTGAAGATACGGAAATCGCGCCTGATGGATCTTTAGTTATTGCCTTCACATCAGGTACGGCCGATACTGAAACCGGGGGCCCCAACCTCCAGATTTTTAAATCTCCTTCGGAGGAAAAACAATATGAATACGGATGGGTGATGCGTTTAGTAGAAGATGGGAATGTTCCCCAGGCGATGACCTTTCGATGGGAAATGGTCGCCACCGGAGGAGAAGTGGCCCAAGGAGGGTTAGGATTTGCCAACCCTGATAATTTAGCCATTGATGCGATCGGGAATTTATGGATGGTTACGGATATTTCCACCAGCAAACATAATCAACCCGTTGCCCAGGGTCGTCTTGACAAGAATCAACAACCCTTAGAGGGCGCGGAGTTATTGGGACTATATGGTAATAATTCGTTTTGGTTTTTACCAACATCAGGGGAATATGTGGGTCAAGCCTTTTTATTTGCTATCGGGCCAATGGACTGCGAACTAACTGGGCCATTTTTTACTCCTGATCAAAAAACCCTATTTATTGCTGTCCAACATCCGGGGGAAAAGAACCAAACTCGCCGGGATATGGCAACAAAAACCCTCGAATTTGCTTTACAAACCACCCAAGGAGAAGAATTTATCCAAACTCGTCAAGTTCCTTGGGGATCAAATTGGCCCAGTAAACAACCCAATCATCCACCCAAACCATCATTAGTGGCAATTCGACGGATAAATTCTGAACAAATTGTAGAGAAGCCAAACCCTCTCTAA
- the psbB gene encoding photosystem II CP47 protein, producing the protein MGLPWYRVHTVVLNDPGRLISVHLMHTALVAGWAGSMALYELAIYDPSDPVLNPMWRQGMFVMPFMARLGVTQSWGGWSLTGEAVTNPGIWSFEGVAATHIILSGLLFLAAVWHWVFWDLELFTDPRTGEPALDLPKMFGIHLFLSGLLCFGFGAFHLTGLFGPGMWVSDPYGITGSIQPVAPAWGPEGFNPFNAGGIVAHHIAAGVVGIIAGLFHLSVRPPQRLYKALRMGNIETVLSSSIAAVFFSAFVVAGTMWYGSAATPIELFGPTRYQWDSGYFQQEIQRRVQSSVARGDSYSEAWEKIPEKLAFYDYVGNSPAKGGLFRVGPMNNGDGIAKNWLGHPVFKDSEGRELSVRRLPNFFETFPVILTDKEGVIRADIPFRRAESRYSFEQAGVTVSFYGGDLDGKTFKDAPTVKKYARLAQQGEPFEFDRETLGSDGVFRTSTRGWFTYAHACFALLFFFGHIWHGSRTIFRDVFAGVEADLEEQVEWGLFQKLGDKTTRVKKTV; encoded by the coding sequence ATGGGACTACCCTGGTATCGTGTACACACAGTTGTCCTGAATGATCCGGGACGGTTAATCTCTGTGCACCTGATGCACACCGCTTTGGTGGCAGGTTGGGCTGGATCTATGGCCCTGTATGAACTCGCAATTTATGATCCTTCTGATCCCGTCCTCAACCCGATGTGGCGTCAAGGGATGTTCGTCATGCCCTTTATGGCCCGCTTGGGAGTAACCCAATCCTGGGGTGGCTGGAGTCTCACCGGAGAAGCAGTAACTAACCCTGGAATTTGGTCTTTTGAAGGGGTAGCGGCTACTCATATCATTCTGTCTGGTTTACTGTTCCTCGCTGCCGTTTGGCATTGGGTCTTTTGGGATCTGGAACTGTTTACCGACCCCCGTACAGGCGAACCCGCTTTGGATTTGCCCAAAATGTTTGGGATTCACCTGTTTTTATCCGGTCTGCTTTGCTTTGGTTTTGGAGCCTTCCACTTAACCGGCTTATTTGGCCCGGGGATGTGGGTATCCGATCCCTACGGCATTACAGGCAGTATTCAACCCGTTGCACCCGCTTGGGGGCCAGAGGGATTTAACCCGTTCAATGCGGGGGGAATCGTGGCTCACCATATTGCGGCTGGGGTTGTGGGGATTATTGCGGGTCTGTTCCATCTATCCGTTCGTCCACCCCAAAGGTTATACAAAGCCCTGCGGATGGGGAACATTGAAACAGTCTTATCCAGTAGTATTGCCGCCGTGTTCTTCTCGGCTTTTGTCGTAGCGGGAACTATGTGGTACGGTTCTGCTGCTACCCCCATCGAACTGTTTGGCCCTACCCGATATCAATGGGATAGCGGTTATTTCCAACAGGAAATTCAACGCCGGGTACAATCTAGCGTTGCCCGTGGGGATAGCTATTCTGAAGCTTGGGAAAAAATTCCTGAAAAACTTGCCTTTTATGACTATGTGGGCAATAGCCCCGCGAAAGGCGGTCTGTTCCGGGTCGGCCCCATGAATAACGGCGATGGCATTGCCAAAAATTGGTTAGGCCATCCCGTATTTAAAGATTCTGAAGGACGGGAATTATCGGTTCGTCGTCTTCCTAACTTCTTTGAAACCTTCCCGGTTATCCTAACGGATAAAGAGGGTGTGATTCGGGCGGATATTCCCTTCCGTCGGGCTGAGTCTCGCTACAGCTTTGAACAAGCTGGGGTGACGGTCAGTTTCTATGGTGGCGACTTAGATGGCAAAACCTTTAAGGATGCTCCTACCGTCAAGAAATATGCCCGTTTAGCTCAACAAGGGGAACCCTTCGAGTTTGATCGGGAAACCTTGGGATCGGATGGTGTGTTTCGGACGAGTACCCGGGGTTGGTTCACCTACGCTCACGCTTGCTTTGCGTTATTGTTCTTCTTTGGCCATATTTGGCACGGTTCTCGGACGATCTTCCGCGATGTGTTCGCTGGGGTGGAAGCCGATCTGGAAGAACAAGTGGAGTGGGGTCTGTTCCAAAAACTGGGTGACAAAACCACTCGTGTTAAAAAGACCGTCTAG
- the psbTc gene encoding photosystem II PsbTc protein: MESVAYILVLTLALGVIFFAIAFREPPRIGK, translated from the coding sequence ATGGAAAGTGTTGCTTACATCTTAGTTTTGACATTGGCTTTGGGAGTTATCTTTTTTGCAATTGCGTTCCGGGAACCGCCTCGGATTGGTAAGTAA
- the sphR gene encoding two-component response regulator → MFSPELSKIPYRSDVRQDGHILLLENEQPWREMLSLALEEQGHRVMVTSDGRDALPSIQNPNYPVGDFPFNLLIMDSINGLDLCRMLRHQGNSVAILIIGLRESANNSAFYLEAGADDYLTKPFGMREFMARCRALMRRRRYSQLPEPVMLQYKEVILYQEECRVLVRGQEVKLSPKQFRLLELFLSYPRRVWSREQLLDIIWGQDFIGDSKTVDVHIRWLRENLELDPSKPEYVITVRGFGYRFG, encoded by the coding sequence ATGTTTTCTCCTGAATTGAGCAAGATTCCTTACCGTTCTGATGTAAGACAAGATGGCCATATTTTACTTTTGGAAAACGAACAGCCTTGGCGAGAAATGCTTTCCCTAGCTTTGGAAGAACAGGGTCATCGGGTGATGGTGACTTCCGATGGACGAGATGCTCTCCCTTCAATTCAGAACCCTAATTATCCCGTCGGGGATTTTCCATTCAACCTTTTAATTATGGACTCGATTAATGGTTTGGATCTGTGTCGTATGTTACGACATCAGGGAAATTCTGTGGCCATTTTAATTATTGGGTTGCGGGAGAGCGCGAATAACTCGGCTTTTTATTTAGAAGCAGGAGCCGATGACTATTTAACTAAACCCTTTGGAATGCGGGAGTTTATGGCGCGTTGTCGGGCCTTAATGCGACGAAGACGCTATTCTCAACTGCCAGAGCCAGTCATGCTGCAATATAAAGAAGTGATTTTGTATCAAGAAGAATGTCGGGTTCTGGTTCGTGGCCAAGAGGTGAAACTATCTCCTAAACAGTTTCGTTTACTAGAGCTATTTCTAAGTTATCCTCGGCGAGTTTGGTCACGGGAACAATTATTAGATATTATTTGGGGACAAGATTTTATTGGGGATAGCAAAACCGTTGATGTTCATATTCGCTGGTTACGCGAAAACCTAGAATTAGATCCGAGCAAACCAGAATATGTGATTACAGTTCGGGGTTTTGGCTATCGATTTGGTTGA
- the rpsA_1 gene encoding 30S ribosomal protein S1, whose translation MINQKTKPKDVGFTHEDFAALLDKYDYHFSPGDVVAGTVFSLEPRGALIDIGAKTAAYIPLQEMSINRVESPDEVLQSNETREFFILTDENEDGQLTLSIRRIEYMRAWERVRQLQAEDATVRSQVFATNRGGALVRIEGLRGFIPGSHISTRKPKEELVAEELPLKFLEVDEDRNRLVLSHRRALVERKMNRLEVGEVVTGTVRGIKPYGAFIDIGGVSGLLHISEISHDHIDTPHSVFNVNDEVKVMIIDLDADRGRISLSTKQLEPEPGSMVKNPQLVYEKAEEMAAKFREKLLAAGQGVATEEVPTELDEADIPSAIEEDIPSAVEEDIPSAVEEDIEPVAGDV comes from the coding sequence ATGATCAATCAGAAAACAAAACCAAAAGATGTGGGCTTCACCCACGAAGATTTTGCCGCCTTACTCGATAAATACGACTATCACTTTAGTCCCGGTGATGTAGTGGCGGGGACAGTTTTTAGTCTGGAGCCAAGGGGCGCTCTGATTGACATTGGCGCTAAGACCGCAGCATACATTCCACTACAAGAAATGTCAATTAATCGGGTGGAAAGTCCTGATGAAGTATTACAGTCTAATGAGACCCGTGAGTTTTTTATCCTGACCGATGAAAACGAAGACGGTCAGTTGACTCTTTCCATTCGTCGCATTGAGTATATGCGGGCCTGGGAGCGCGTTCGCCAACTGCAAGCGGAAGATGCTACCGTCCGTTCTCAAGTCTTTGCCACAAATCGAGGCGGCGCTTTGGTTCGGATTGAAGGATTGCGGGGCTTTATTCCTGGCTCCCATATTAGCACGCGCAAACCTAAAGAAGAACTCGTTGCTGAAGAATTACCCTTAAAATTCCTAGAGGTTGATGAGGATCGCAATCGTCTTGTCTTAAGCCATCGTCGGGCTTTAGTTGAGCGGAAGATGAACCGCTTAGAAGTGGGTGAAGTGGTAACAGGAACCGTTAGAGGCATTAAACCTTACGGGGCGTTTATTGACATTGGTGGCGTGAGTGGTCTGCTCCACATCTCAGAGATTTCTCACGATCACATTGACACACCTCATAGTGTTTTCAATGTCAACGATGAGGTCAAAGTCATGATTATTGATCTCGATGCAGATCGAGGCCGAATTTCCCTTTCTACAAAACAACTGGAACCCGAACCAGGATCTATGGTTAAAAATCCTCAGCTTGTTTATGAGAAGGCTGAGGAAATGGCTGCCAAATTCAGGGAGAAACTCTTGGCTGCGGGGCAGGGAGTCGCGACGGAAGAAGTTCCGACGGAACTGGACGAAGCGGATATTCCATCGGCTATTGAGGAAGATATCCCATCGGCTGTTGAGGAAGATATCCCCTCTGCGGTCGAAGAAGATATTGAACCTGTGGCCGGAGATGTCTAG
- a CDS encoding water-soluble carotenoid protein, producing MSFTVDSARGIFPNTLTADVVPATIARFNQLNAEDQLALIWFAYLEMGKTITVAALGAANMQFAEITMNQIRQMSFQEQTQVMCDLANRTNTRISRAYGSWTANIKLGFWYQLGEWMAQRIVAPIPSGYKLSANAASVLQAIQGLESGQQITVLRNCVVDMGFDTSKLDSSQRVSEPVVVPRDMAQRTQVTIEGIDNPTVLNYMNNMNANDFEVLIELFTPDGALQPPFQKPIVGKDAVLRFFREECQNLKLIPERGVTEPADGGYTQIKVTGKVQTPWFGAGVGMNMAWRFLLSPENKIFFVAIDLLASPKELLNLVR from the coding sequence ATGTCATTTACAGTCGATTCAGCCCGTGGGATTTTTCCAAATACTTTAACTGCTGACGTAGTACCAGCTACAATCGCCCGCTTCAATCAACTTAATGCTGAAGATCAACTGGCATTAATCTGGTTTGCTTACCTTGAAATGGGTAAAACGATTACAGTTGCCGCTTTAGGCGCGGCTAATATGCAGTTTGCTGAAATAACGATGAATCAAATTCGGCAAATGTCTTTCCAAGAACAAACACAGGTCATGTGTGATTTGGCAAACCGAACCAATACACGAATTTCACGGGCTTACGGTAGTTGGACTGCCAACATTAAGCTAGGTTTTTGGTATCAGCTTGGGGAATGGATGGCTCAACGAATTGTCGCTCCCATTCCATCAGGATATAAGCTATCAGCCAATGCAGCTTCTGTACTGCAAGCAATTCAAGGACTAGAATCAGGTCAACAAATCACTGTTTTACGCAATTGCGTTGTTGATATGGGATTTGATACAAGTAAGCTTGATAGTTCTCAGAGAGTTTCTGAACCTGTGGTTGTTCCTAGAGATATGGCACAACGGACTCAAGTTACTATCGAAGGCATTGATAATCCCACGGTTCTCAACTACATGAATAACATGAACGCCAATGACTTTGAGGTGCTGATTGAGTTATTCACTCCCGATGGCGCGCTTCAACCTCCTTTTCAGAAACCAATTGTGGGGAAAGATGCTGTTCTTCGATTTTTCCGAGAAGAGTGTCAGAATCTCAAGTTGATTCCAGAGCGAGGCGTAACAGAACCCGCAGATGGTGGTTATACCCAAATCAAAGTAACTGGTAAAGTGCAAACTCCTTGGTTTGGTGCTGGTGTGGGCATGAATATGGCTTGGAGATTTTTGCTAAGTCCTGAAAATAAAATTTTCTTTGTGGCAATTGACTTGTTAGCATCACCTAAAGAGTTGTTAAATTTAGTTCGTTAA
- a CDS encoding two-component sensor histidine kinase, producing MMNQILLPTLSQILTEDETHKLGYSYSSQFLCHSENHPNIASEVKRYLKAEKEWYSGVKSMNFLLEELQSNINILAENSISSSDPLFHLGLIISGPVPVLIHPDLAIHFATQIFTHDLSKLGDELVLKLHHPKALLPASDEFYNSMPETEACPLHGKDPLVKEQFCLVLTSQFSLVMVLGQDLTGSPAFLFSFDPDIVEKALLILCDRMELIKATANRDLGMEVARQKAKLEESIAQFIPIEPNYKTVMQFSRLLLNNLSLEIEKKSEIEPLKNKLKTVGIAVKKAANSDKNKSQKSYHSGPETTILENPIPTAEVELLQAIAHEVRTPLATIRTLTRLLLKRPNLPAEVIHKRLEMIDQECTTQIDRFNLIFRAVELEIEQGRQNSRGNSNDQLLPLTAMSLGDVFQSSLSQWQKQASQRNQTLEVILPHKLPTVISDPTMLDQVLTVVIDNFTRSLPCGSHIKVGVRLAGHQLKLQLEPQPEKEGNSPFAVSPQSPLKSIGPLLMFQPETGSLSLNMAVTKNLFHALGGKLVIKQRPQQRNIMTIYLPLQNTSETE from the coding sequence ATGATGAACCAAATATTATTACCAACGCTCAGTCAGATTTTAACAGAAGATGAAACCCATAAATTAGGTTATTCCTATTCGTCTCAATTTCTGTGCCATTCAGAAAATCATCCTAATATTGCTTCTGAGGTGAAACGATATTTAAAGGCTGAGAAAGAATGGTATAGTGGAGTTAAATCTATGAATTTTTTATTAGAAGAACTCCAATCTAATATTAATATATTAGCAGAAAATTCGATTTCAAGTTCCGATCCCTTATTCCATTTAGGATTAATTATTTCCGGGCCAGTTCCGGTTTTAATTCATCCTGATTTAGCGATTCATTTTGCGACTCAAATTTTTACCCATGACCTATCAAAATTAGGGGATGAATTAGTTTTAAAATTACATCATCCTAAAGCCTTACTTCCGGCATCGGATGAATTTTATAACTCTATGCCTGAAACAGAAGCCTGTCCTTTACATGGGAAAGATCCTCTAGTTAAAGAACAGTTTTGTTTAGTTTTAACCAGTCAGTTTAGTTTGGTTATGGTATTGGGTCAGGATTTAACCGGAAGTCCGGCTTTTCTATTTTCCTTTGATCCTGATATTGTGGAAAAAGCATTATTAATTTTGTGCGATCGCATGGAATTAATTAAAGCTACAGCAAACCGTGATTTAGGGATGGAAGTAGCTAGACAAAAAGCCAAATTAGAAGAAAGCATTGCCCAGTTTATCCCGATTGAACCCAATTATAAAACGGTGATGCAATTTAGTCGTTTATTATTAAATAATCTATCCTTAGAAATAGAAAAAAAATCAGAAATCGAACCTTTAAAAAATAAGTTAAAAACCGTTGGAATTGCGGTTAAAAAAGCAGCTAATTCAGATAAAAATAAAAGCCAAAAATCCTATCATTCAGGGCCAGAAACAACTATTCTGGAAAATCCAATCCCAACAGCAGAAGTCGAATTATTACAAGCGATCGCCCATGAAGTTCGGACACCATTAGCGACAATTCGCACATTAACAAGGTTACTATTAAAACGGCCAAATTTACCAGCCGAAGTAATTCATAAACGTTTAGAAATGATCGATCAAGAATGTACAACCCAAATTGATCGGTTTAACTTAATTTTCCGTGCTGTTGAATTAGAAATAGAACAAGGGCGACAAAATAGTCGAGGAAATAGTAATGATCAACTCCTACCATTAACAGCAATGTCATTAGGAGATGTATTTCAAAGTAGTCTATCTCAATGGCAAAAACAAGCAAGTCAGCGTAACCAAACCTTAGAGGTAATTTTGCCGCATAAACTACCAACGGTAATCAGTGATCCGACTATGCTTGATCAAGTATTAACGGTCGTCATTGATAATTTTACCCGCAGTCTTCCCTGTGGTAGCCATATTAAAGTCGGGGTAAGATTAGCAGGACATCAGTTAAAATTACAATTAGAACCCCAACCCGAAAAAGAAGGTAATTCCCCCTTTGCGGTATCTCCTCAATCTCCATTAAAATCAATAGGGCCGTTATTAATGTTCCAACCGGAAACCGGAAGTTTAAGCCTAAATATGGCGGTGACAAAAAATCTATTTCATGCGTTAGGTGGGAAACTGGTAATTAAACAGCGCCCACAACAAAGGAACATAATGACGATTTATTTACCATTACAAAATACCTCGGAAACCGAATGA
- the metK gene encoding S-adenosylmethionine synthetase produces the protein MSRRYLFTSESVTEGHPDKICDQISDTILDALLTQDPKSRVAAEVVVNTGLVLITGEITTNAQINYIDLARKKIAEIGYVDADNGFSASSCSVLIALDKQSPDIAQGVNQAHEARELLSDQELDAIGAGDQGIMFGFACNETPELMPMPISLAHRISRQLAMVRKNGQLPYLRPDGKTQVTVIYEDDRPVGIDTILVSTQHTETIGDITDTAAVQEKIKADLWSAVVQPVFEDIAVKPDDQTRFLVNPTGKFVIGGPQGDSGLTGRKIIVDTYGGYSRHGGGAFSGKDPTKVDRSAAYACRYVAKNIVAAGLADKCEVQLSYAIGVARPVSILIETFGTSKVDEDKLLEAVQANFELRPGGMIQSFNLQKLPGMRGGRFFQDLAAYGHLGRIDLDLPWEKTDKAELLKAALLQPATVGK, from the coding sequence TTGTCTCGCCGTTACCTGTTTACGTCTGAATCCGTGACCGAAGGCCATCCCGATAAAATCTGCGATCAAATTTCCGATACGATTTTAGATGCCTTATTAACTCAAGATCCTAAAAGCCGTGTGGCCGCAGAAGTAGTTGTCAATACGGGTTTAGTATTGATCACGGGTGAAATTACCACCAACGCGCAAATTAACTATATTGATTTAGCTCGGAAAAAAATTGCGGAAATTGGTTATGTTGATGCAGATAATGGCTTTTCTGCGAGTAGCTGCTCCGTTCTGATTGCCCTAGATAAACAGTCTCCTGATATTGCTCAAGGGGTGAACCAAGCCCACGAAGCCAGAGAACTGTTAAGCGACCAAGAACTTGATGCCATTGGTGCTGGGGATCAGGGGATTATGTTCGGTTTTGCCTGCAATGAAACCCCGGAACTGATGCCTATGCCGATCAGTTTAGCCCATCGGATTTCTCGGCAATTAGCAATGGTGCGGAAAAACGGCCAACTCCCCTATTTACGTCCCGATGGTAAAACCCAAGTGACCGTGATCTATGAAGATGATCGTCCCGTGGGAATTGATACTATTTTAGTCTCGACTCAACATACTGAGACGATTGGGGACATTACCGATACTGCGGCGGTACAAGAAAAAATCAAAGCCGATCTCTGGTCTGCTGTTGTTCAACCCGTATTCGAGGATATTGCGGTTAAGCCCGATGACCAAACTCGCTTTTTAGTGAATCCAACGGGCAAATTTGTGATTGGTGGCCCTCAAGGGGATTCTGGGTTAACGGGTCGTAAAATTATTGTCGATACCTATGGCGGCTATTCCCGTCATGGTGGCGGTGCGTTTTCAGGAAAAGATCCCACAAAAGTAGACCGCAGCGCGGCTTATGCTTGCCGTTATGTAGCGAAAAATATTGTTGCTGCGGGGTTAGCGGATAAGTGTGAAGTTCAGTTGAGCTATGCAATTGGGGTGGCTCGACCCGTGAGCATTTTGATTGAAACCTTTGGAACTTCTAAGGTGGATGAAGATAAACTGCTCGAAGCTGTACAAGCCAACTTTGAACTGCGTCCGGGGGGAATGATTCAATCGTTTAATTTACAAAAATTACCGGGTATGCGGGGAGGTCGTTTCTTTCAAGATTTGGCTGCTTATGGTCATTTAGGTCGGATAGATTTAGATTTACCTTGGGAGAAAACCGATAAAGCAGAATTACTCAAAGCTGCTTTACTGCAACCTGCTACAGTTGGAAAGTAG